One Prevotella intermedia ATCC 25611 = DSM 20706 DNA window includes the following coding sequences:
- a CDS encoding DUF5932 domain-containing protein, with product MEDFKVIIVEDVPLELKGTEGIFRNEIPEAHIIGTAENEVAYWKLMKAELPDLVLLDLGLGGSTTIGVEICRQTKELYPNLKVLIFTGEILNEKLWVDVLDAGADGICLKSGELLTRGDVSSVMSGKRLVFNQPILQKIVEKFKYSINNQLMRQEALIDYEIDEYDERFLRHLALGYTKEQITNLRGMPFGVKSLEKRQNELVQKLFGDDRRGQSVNATRLVVRALELRIIDIDNLYSDEE from the coding sequence ATGGAAGATTTTAAAGTAATTATTGTTGAGGACGTACCTTTAGAACTTAAAGGAACAGAAGGCATTTTTCGTAACGAAATACCAGAAGCGCATATTATAGGTACTGCCGAAAACGAAGTAGCTTATTGGAAACTGATGAAGGCTGAGTTGCCCGATTTGGTATTGTTGGACTTAGGTTTGGGTGGTTCGACGACAATCGGCGTAGAAATTTGCCGTCAGACAAAAGAGTTATATCCCAACCTAAAGGTATTGATTTTTACGGGCGAGATATTGAACGAGAAACTATGGGTAGACGTTTTAGATGCTGGAGCTGACGGAATTTGCCTGAAAAGTGGGGAACTTCTCACACGAGGCGATGTGTCAAGCGTTATGAGTGGAAAACGTTTGGTTTTCAATCAGCCTATTTTGCAAAAGATAGTAGAGAAGTTTAAATACAGCATTAACAACCAATTGATGCGCCAAGAGGCATTAATCGACTACGAAATAGACGAGTACGACGAGCGTTTCCTGCGCCATTTGGCTTTGGGTTACACCAAGGAACAGATTACAAATCTGCGTGGTATGCCTTTCGGGGTAAAGAGTTTGGAAAAACGCCAGAACGAACTCGTGCAGAAACTATTTGGCGACGACCGTAGAGGACAGAGTGTTAATGCTACTCGTTTGGTAGTGCGTGCGTTGGAATTACGGATTATAGACATAGACAACTTGTATTCAGATGAAGAATAA